DNA from Amycolatopsis sp. DSM 110486:
ACCACCGTGCGGTCGGGTTGCGTGGACGCGCGCAGCACGTCGGCGACCTGGATGGAGTTGGTGACGATGGTCAGCCCCGGGATGGGGTCGAGCGCGCGGGCCAGCGTCCACGTGGTGGTGCCGGCGGACAGGCCGATCGCGGTGCCCGGCTTGACCAGGCCGGCGGCGAGCTCGGCGATGGCCTCCTTCTGGGCGCGCTGGCGCACGGACTTCGCCTCGAAGCCGGGCTCGTCCGTGCTCTTGCCGACCACCGAGGTCGCGCCGCCGTAGACCTTCTCGACCAGGCCGCGGCCTGCGAGCACGTCGAGGTCGCGGCGCACCGTCATGTCGGATACGCCGAGCCGCGCAACGAGGTCACTGACGCGGACCGCACCGGTCCGGCGTGCCTCCTCGAGGATCACCGCCTGTCGCTGACGTGCGAGCACCGCCACTCCTCAAGCACGAACCATCAACCACACAAAATCCTACACGATCAAACATGCGGTGTGCGGGACGTGCCACGCGGAGCATCCCCCGGACGGGCAAGGAGTCAGCCTGGAGCGCCCGGCAGCCGGATCGTGAGCAGCGCTCCACCTTCCGGGGCGTGCATGGCGTAGACCGCGCCGCCGTGGCGTTCGGTGGCCTGCTTCACGATCGACAGGCCGAGGCCGGAACCCGGCAGCGTACGGGCTTCAGAGGAGCGGTAGAAGCGGTCGAACACCTTGGGCAGGTCCTCCTCGGCGATGCCTGGGCCGGAGTCGGCGACCTCGACCACGGCCGTTCCGTCACCGAGGGGCCGCAGCGTCACCCGCACGCGCGAACCGGACGGCGAGAACTTGACGGCGTTGTCCAGCAGGTTCAGCACGGCCCGTTCGAGGGAGCTGTTGTCGCCGGTGAGGACCCACGGCTGCAGGTCCACTTCGAACTCGATGTCCCCGGCGCGGCGGCGGGCGCGGTCGAGCGCGCGCTCGACGACCTCGACCAGCTCCACGCGTTCGGTCTGCTCGCGCGGCTCGTCCTGGCGGGCGAGCTCCACGAGGTCGCCGATGAGCTGGGTGAGCTCGTCGAGCTGCCCGCGGATGTCGGCCTCGATGTCGGCGCGGTCCTCCTCCGGCAGCGAGCGGGCGCCCGGCCGGCTGGCCGAGAGCAGCAGCTCCAGGTTGGTACGCAAGGAAGTCAGCGGCGTGCGTAGCTCGTGGCCGGCGTCGGCGACGAGCTGGCGTTGCCGTTCCTGGGAGACGGCGACCGTGCCGAGCATCGTGTTGAAGCTCTGGGTGAGGCGGGCGAGCTCGTCGTCGCCGCTCACGGGAATCGGCCGCAGGTCGCCGGTGGCGGCGACGCGCTCGGCGGCCGACGTCAGCCGGTCGACGGGCCGCAGCCCGGTGCGCGCCACGGCCGTGCCGGCACCGGCGGCGACCACGATCCCGGCGCCGCCGACGAGGAAGAGGACGACCGCCAGCTCGTTGAGCGTGCGTTTCGTCGGCTCCATCGACTGCGCGAGCACCATGGCCTCGCCGTGCCCGGACGGCAGTGCGACCACGCGCGTGTCCGTGGACAGGTCGGTGCGCAGCGACTGCGGCGACTCCCCCGTGGCCACCGCGAGCTCCTGGGGGCCGTACGGCGGCGGCGAGCC
Protein-coding regions in this window:
- a CDS encoding DeoR/GlpR family DNA-binding transcription regulator, which encodes MLARQRQAVILEEARRTGAVRVSDLVARLGVSDMTVRRDLDVLAGRGLVEKVYGGATSVVGKSTDEPGFEAKSVRQRAQKEAIAELAAGLVKPGTAIGLSAGTTTWTLARALDPIPGLTIVTNSIQVADVLRASTQPDRTVVLTGGVRTPSDALVGPVAVHSLRSLHLDLVFLGVHGMAEGAGFTTPNLTESETDRALVEAGRRLVVLADHTKWGTVGISTIADLEEAHVVVTDDGLPDSARESLTERVGELMIAETAENLEAEDA
- a CDS encoding HAMP domain-containing sensor histidine kinase, producing MTDAPKGTAVSTVDVTDPRGDRWGTRRFSLRGRVTLLAAACVAGAVALVSLGAYMIVSSNLYQQLDDNLLARAQAAVNSPPVQTQLEQVPGAFLASADLQIGQLNAYSNKLIYPQAGSPPPYGPQELAVATGESPQSLRTDLSTDTRVVALPSGHGEAMVLAQSMEPTKRTLNELAVVLFLVGGAGIVVAAGAGTAVARTGLRPVDRLTSAAERVAATGDLRPIPVSGDDELARLTQSFNTMLGTVAVSQERQRQLVADAGHELRTPLTSLRTNLELLLSASRPGARSLPEEDRADIEADIRGQLDELTQLIGDLVELARQDEPREQTERVELVEVVERALDRARRRAGDIEFEVDLQPWVLTGDNSSLERAVLNLLDNAVKFSPSGSRVRVTLRPLGDGTAVVEVADSGPGIAEEDLPKVFDRFYRSSEARTLPGSGLGLSIVKQATERHGGAVYAMHAPEGGALLTIRLPGAPG